The following are encoded together in the Kribbella voronezhensis genome:
- a CDS encoding MDR family MFS transporter, protein MTSTERVDTSGVGLRSERGPILLAVMLSIGLVAIDATILATAVPSVVEDLGGFSQFPWLFSIYLLAQAVSVPIYGKLADQRGRKPIMLLGVALFVLGSVLCGFAWSMPALIAFRLIQGLGAGAIQPIGMTIVGDIYSVAERARVQGYIASVWGIASFVGPTLGGVFSDYISWRWIFFVNIPLGLAAAWVLLRKFQENVAAATKHQIDYAGTILLATGGSLLLLGLLEGGVMWSWDSVTSIAILAVAAVLLTAFVFIERRAPEPVLPLWVLGKRVLNSANASALLVGVLMIGLSTYVPLFAQGVLGTSALVAGFALAAMTLGWPIAASLAGRIYLRLGYRTTMMFGAGIVVIGAALLLTVNSSSSVLYLALTCFVIGVGLGFTASPAVVAAQSSVDWRSRGVVTGANMFARSVGSAVGVAVFGAVANGVVARRLGSGHGELEKLPSNVLAPAIHDVYYGAAAAAVLLVLAVVFMPNRVAEQPRN, encoded by the coding sequence ATGACTTCTACCGAGCGGGTCGACACCAGCGGCGTGGGGCTGCGGTCGGAGCGGGGGCCGATCCTGCTCGCCGTGATGCTGAGCATCGGGCTGGTGGCGATCGATGCGACCATCCTGGCGACCGCGGTGCCGTCGGTGGTCGAGGACCTCGGCGGCTTCAGCCAGTTCCCGTGGCTGTTCTCGATCTACCTGCTCGCCCAGGCGGTCTCGGTCCCGATCTACGGCAAGCTCGCGGACCAGCGCGGCCGCAAGCCGATCATGCTGCTCGGCGTCGCGCTGTTCGTGCTCGGCTCGGTGCTGTGCGGCTTCGCCTGGAGCATGCCGGCGCTGATCGCCTTCCGGCTGATCCAGGGCCTCGGCGCCGGTGCGATCCAGCCGATCGGGATGACGATCGTCGGCGACATCTACAGCGTCGCCGAGCGGGCCAGGGTGCAGGGCTACATCGCCAGCGTCTGGGGGATCGCCTCGTTCGTCGGCCCGACGCTGGGCGGGGTGTTCTCCGACTACATCTCCTGGCGCTGGATCTTCTTCGTGAACATCCCGCTCGGCCTGGCCGCCGCCTGGGTGCTGCTGCGCAAGTTCCAGGAGAACGTCGCCGCGGCCACCAAGCACCAGATCGACTATGCGGGCACGATCCTGCTCGCGACCGGCGGTTCGCTGCTGCTGCTCGGGCTGCTCGAGGGCGGCGTGATGTGGTCCTGGGATTCCGTCACCAGCATCGCGATCCTTGCGGTCGCCGCTGTGCTGCTGACCGCGTTCGTCTTCATCGAGCGACGAGCGCCCGAGCCGGTGCTGCCGCTGTGGGTGCTGGGTAAGCGCGTACTGAACTCGGCGAACGCGTCCGCGTTGCTGGTCGGCGTACTGATGATCGGGCTGTCGACGTACGTGCCGCTGTTCGCCCAGGGAGTGCTCGGGACGTCCGCGCTCGTTGCTGGGTTCGCGCTGGCGGCGATGACGCTCGGGTGGCCGATCGCTGCGTCGCTGGCTGGGCGGATCTACCTGCGGCTCGGGTACCGGACCACGATGATGTTCGGCGCGGGAATCGTGGTGATCGGCGCCGCTCTGCTGCTCACTGTGAACTCCAGCAGCTCCGTGCTCTACCTGGCCCTGACCTGCTTCGTGATCGGAGTCGGGCTCGGCTTCACCGCCTCACCGGCTGTCGTCGCGGCGCAGTCGTCGGTCGATTGGCGCAGCCGCGGTGTGGTGACAGGCGCCAACATGTTCGCCCGGTCCGTCGGCAGCGCGGTCGGTGTGGCCGTCTTCGGTGCAGTGGCCAACGGCGTGGTCGCCCGGCGGCTTGGCTCCGGCCACGGCGAGCTGGAGAAGCTACCGAGCAACGTGCTGGCCCCGGCGATCCACGACGTGTACTACGGCGCCGCCGCGGCCGCTGTGCTTCTCGTACTCGCCGTCGTCTTCATGCCGAACCGCGTCGCCGAACAACCCCGCAACTAG
- a CDS encoding AMP-binding protein — MVILSEFAPVEVLSRPLHEAVLGRAQEYGDRPALVDGVSGQEISYTQLDQMTRRLAAGFAELGIKHGDVIALHSPNTILYPAVFYGATRAGATVTTVNALYTADELHKQLVDSHAKLLVTISLFLPTATAAVEGTDVEQIFVCDQAEGYRSVTELLASTEPEPVVEIDPAEDVAVLPYSSGTTGIAKGVMLTHQNIATNLVQAEATFSMDENERIIAILPFFHIYGQAVLMNLPFRLGATVVVLPKFDLQQFLSTLETQKITRAFVAPPVVLALAKHPAVDGVDLSALKYVTSAAAPLDGDLADACAKRLGLHAVLQCYGMTELSPGTHAVPQDEIDPPAGAVGKLFPSTEMRLVGADGNDVGEGETGEIWIRGPQVMKGYLGRPAETDATIDPEGWLHTGDIGRVDDRGFLYVVDRVKELIKYHGYQVPPAELEAVLLTDDRIADAAVIGVQDEGNEVPKAFVVPMPGVELTAEDVMEYVAERVAPYKKIRQVEFIDAVPKAASGKILRRELRAREATRE, encoded by the coding sequence ATGGTCATCCTCAGTGAGTTCGCACCGGTCGAGGTACTCAGCCGGCCGCTGCACGAGGCCGTTCTCGGTCGCGCCCAGGAGTACGGCGACCGGCCGGCGCTGGTCGACGGCGTCTCCGGCCAGGAGATCAGCTACACCCAGCTCGACCAGATGACCCGGCGACTGGCGGCCGGCTTCGCCGAGCTAGGGATCAAGCACGGCGACGTGATCGCGTTGCACAGCCCGAACACGATCCTCTATCCGGCCGTGTTCTACGGCGCGACCCGGGCCGGCGCCACGGTGACCACGGTGAACGCGCTCTACACCGCGGACGAGTTGCACAAACAACTCGTCGACTCGCACGCGAAACTGCTGGTGACGATCTCGCTGTTCCTGCCCACCGCCACGGCAGCGGTGGAGGGGACCGACGTCGAGCAGATCTTCGTCTGCGACCAGGCCGAGGGGTACCGCTCGGTCACCGAACTGCTCGCTTCGACGGAACCGGAGCCGGTGGTCGAGATCGATCCGGCCGAGGACGTCGCGGTCCTGCCGTACTCCAGCGGGACGACCGGCATCGCCAAAGGCGTGATGCTCACCCACCAGAACATCGCGACGAACCTGGTGCAGGCCGAGGCGACCTTCAGCATGGACGAGAACGAGCGGATCATCGCGATCCTGCCGTTCTTCCACATCTATGGGCAGGCGGTCTTGATGAACCTGCCGTTCCGGCTGGGCGCGACCGTGGTGGTGCTGCCGAAATTCGACCTGCAGCAGTTCCTGTCGACGCTGGAGACGCAGAAGATCACCCGGGCGTTCGTCGCGCCGCCGGTGGTGCTGGCGCTGGCCAAACACCCAGCCGTCGACGGTGTCGATCTGTCGGCCCTGAAGTATGTGACGTCCGCAGCCGCGCCGCTCGACGGTGACCTTGCCGACGCCTGCGCCAAGCGACTCGGGCTGCACGCGGTACTGCAGTGTTACGGGATGACCGAGTTGTCGCCGGGGACGCACGCCGTACCGCAGGACGAGATCGATCCGCCTGCCGGTGCCGTGGGCAAGCTCTTCCCGTCCACCGAGATGCGCCTGGTCGGTGCCGACGGCAACGATGTCGGCGAGGGCGAGACCGGCGAGATCTGGATCCGCGGGCCGCAGGTGATGAAGGGGTACCTCGGCCGGCCGGCGGAGACCGACGCGACCATCGACCCGGAGGGCTGGCTGCACACCGGCGACATCGGCCGGGTCGACGACCGCGGCTTCCTGTACGTCGTGGACCGGGTGAAGGAGCTGATCAAGTACCACGGGTACCAGGTGCCGCCGGCCGAACTCGAGGCCGTCCTGCTGACCGACGACCGGATCGCGGATGCCGCGGTGATCGGGGTGCAGGACGAGGGCAACGAAGTACCGAAGGCGTTCGTGGTGCCGATGCCGGGCGTCGAACTGACCGCCGAGGACGTGATGGAGTACGTCGCGGAACGGGTCGCGCCGTACAAGAAGATCCGGCAGGTCGAGTTCATCGACGCTGTGCCGAAGGCCGCGTCGGGCAAGATCCTGCGGCGCGAACTGCGAGCGCGGGAGGCGACACGTGAGTAG
- a CDS encoding proline dehydrogenase family protein has translation MRLDRAVLFKLATNERLEQLVKGVPGGEDNAWRAASRYVAGRTREEALEVAAAQLAKGHGISVDLFGELSEDPDDAARVVDEYLELATLLPAPPADAWLSLDLSHLALDADAEGAADLVARIAEALPPGRRLQIGAEDIARTDRIQQCVLNVAARGLADRLGATVQANLLRSPDDIDALTAAGVHIRLVKGAYVEPTGAHPYGEPTDIAYLRLAHQLASSKATWSLATHDGRLREAVLLSVGTVPVEQLLGVRPDVLDQLRDRDIPTRVYIPYGPAWFRYWLRRVAESRGA, from the coding sequence ATGCGTCTCGACCGGGCAGTGCTCTTCAAGCTGGCAACGAACGAACGACTCGAACAACTGGTCAAGGGAGTGCCCGGCGGCGAGGACAATGCCTGGCGCGCCGCCTCGCGATATGTCGCAGGCCGCACCCGCGAAGAGGCGCTCGAGGTGGCAGCGGCGCAGCTCGCGAAGGGCCATGGCATCAGCGTCGATCTTTTCGGTGAGCTGTCCGAAGATCCGGACGACGCGGCGCGGGTGGTCGACGAATACCTGGAGCTGGCCACGCTCCTTCCAGCACCGCCTGCCGACGCCTGGTTGTCGCTGGACCTTTCACACCTCGCCCTGGACGCGGACGCTGAAGGCGCAGCAGACCTGGTCGCCCGGATCGCCGAAGCGCTCCCGCCCGGCAGGCGGCTTCAGATCGGCGCCGAGGACATCGCCCGGACCGACAGGATCCAGCAGTGCGTCCTGAACGTCGCTGCCCGCGGCCTGGCCGACCGCCTCGGCGCAACCGTGCAGGCGAACCTCCTGCGCTCTCCCGACGACATCGACGCGTTGACGGCGGCCGGAGTACACATACGCCTCGTCAAGGGCGCGTACGTCGAGCCGACTGGCGCACATCCGTACGGCGAACCCACGGACATCGCCTATCTCCGGCTGGCCCACCAGTTGGCATCGAGCAAGGCCACCTGGTCCTTGGCAACGCACGACGGCCGCCTGCGGGAAGCAGTGCTGCTCAGCGTCGGCACAGTCCCCGTGGAGCAACTACTCGGTGTCCGTCCCGACGTACTCGACCAGTTGCGCGACAGAGACATCCCCACCCGGGTCTACATCCCCTACGGCCCTGCCTGGTTCCGCTACTGGCTCCGCCGCGTCGCGGAGTCCCGCGGAGCCTAG
- a CDS encoding NACHT domain-containing protein, giving the protein MRIRGNALLRVVVVILTVSLTLVLLPIAINVGTGGTAPAFLAPYVGWTWPLIGVLWLVAILTGLWEFRSRRTVGLSARSADQPRNRPNALARVDRYLADRFAGSLASRTQLALALEVSPEAVIRPYDLLVQPLDSHVSEIREDADITAAFDDLQDSMLILGAPGAGKTTLLLELARALAAKAHLDPSTPIPVVVDLAGWTASTAGEEGDDPGDSPLLAGFVRWLLTELSSRYQIPVAVGRVWLQRGRLALLLDGLDEVSAAHQDKLAPVLDELVQHYLIGQLAVTCRILDYERLQHRLKLYGAVQIRPLNRRQVLDYFASGGQELAGARAAMERDDDLWDLVNSPLMLNVMALAYRGRDAREVAAGAVADHRRELFDTFISEVLSRQRSNTVSYDSKAAVRSLWCLAWWTRTRAGDRIEVPRRLTPNGWYGLVLPAVGYLAHMVCLPALFAGLVGGAALAATALYGVLSGLAVGVAALVLVHVTPHTWWKLREGREQPRALLQAVMLTMGAVTGLLSVLAVVALAELVPAWVGLAFQGAIVWSSYGLEYLLSPSNRRLLLLGIRLVSVTVASWLVFAHVADPHAFVAGAAIGLIVAQGIRFVKALPMDHLVYPHDADEYQAGGARMDPWTVGGALAGLLVAVALGASLGTHALEAVLGIAAGTVAAKAWRRRAPVFAGALSRLLHGFLLRWSGYLPWWRGAFLRYAADRYVLARTGPGEYAFIHLLVRDHLAECDPDALAAKVDERIAARGGRSGLPARSR; this is encoded by the coding sequence GTGAGGATTCGAGGCAACGCGCTGCTCCGGGTCGTCGTGGTGATCCTCACCGTGTCGCTCACGCTGGTCCTGCTGCCGATCGCGATCAACGTCGGCACCGGCGGTACGGCGCCCGCCTTCCTCGCGCCGTACGTCGGCTGGACCTGGCCGTTGATCGGCGTGCTCTGGCTGGTCGCGATCCTGACCGGGCTCTGGGAGTTCCGCAGCCGCCGGACCGTGGGCCTGAGCGCTCGTTCGGCCGACCAGCCCCGGAACCGCCCGAACGCCCTGGCCCGGGTCGACCGCTACCTTGCGGACCGGTTCGCCGGCTCGCTGGCCTCGCGGACCCAGCTGGCGCTCGCGCTCGAGGTGAGCCCGGAGGCGGTGATCCGGCCGTACGACCTGCTGGTCCAGCCGCTCGACAGCCACGTCTCAGAGATCCGCGAGGACGCCGACATCACCGCCGCCTTCGACGACCTCCAGGACTCGATGCTGATCCTCGGCGCGCCCGGCGCCGGCAAGACAACGCTGTTGCTGGAGTTGGCCCGCGCGCTCGCCGCGAAGGCGCACCTCGATCCGAGTACGCCGATCCCGGTAGTGGTCGACCTGGCCGGCTGGACCGCGTCGACCGCCGGAGAGGAAGGCGACGACCCCGGTGACAGTCCTCTGCTCGCCGGCTTCGTCCGCTGGCTGCTGACCGAGCTCAGCAGTCGCTACCAGATCCCGGTCGCAGTCGGCCGGGTCTGGCTGCAGCGGGGACGCCTCGCTCTGCTCCTGGACGGCCTGGACGAGGTGTCCGCAGCACACCAGGACAAGCTCGCGCCAGTGCTGGACGAGCTCGTCCAGCACTACCTGATCGGCCAGTTGGCAGTCACCTGCCGCATCCTCGACTACGAGCGGCTGCAGCACCGGCTCAAGCTGTACGGCGCGGTCCAGATCCGCCCACTGAATCGCCGCCAGGTGCTGGACTACTTCGCTTCCGGCGGCCAGGAGCTGGCCGGTGCCCGAGCCGCCATGGAGCGCGACGACGACCTGTGGGACCTGGTCAACTCACCGCTGATGCTGAACGTGATGGCGCTCGCCTACCGCGGCCGGGACGCCAGGGAAGTCGCAGCCGGCGCAGTAGCCGACCACCGCCGCGAACTCTTCGACACCTTCATCTCCGAGGTCTTGTCCCGGCAGCGCTCGAACACTGTGTCCTACGACTCCAAGGCGGCAGTCCGGTCGCTGTGGTGCTTGGCCTGGTGGACCAGAACCCGAGCCGGCGATCGCATCGAAGTCCCCCGCCGACTGACTCCGAACGGCTGGTACGGCCTGGTGCTCCCAGCCGTCGGCTACCTGGCCCACATGGTCTGCCTCCCGGCCCTGTTCGCCGGCCTGGTCGGTGGAGCAGCACTGGCCGCCACGGCCCTGTACGGCGTACTTTCGGGTCTCGCTGTCGGTGTGGCTGCTCTCGTTCTCGTTCACGTCACACCGCACACGTGGTGGAAGCTCCGCGAAGGACGCGAGCAACCACGGGCTCTTCTGCAGGCGGTGATGCTCACCATGGGTGCGGTCACCGGTCTGCTCTCGGTGCTGGCCGTCGTGGCGCTGGCCGAGCTGGTACCGGCCTGGGTCGGCCTTGCCTTCCAGGGCGCGATCGTGTGGTCGTCGTACGGGCTGGAATATCTCCTGTCGCCGAGCAACCGCCGCTTGCTGCTGCTCGGGATCAGGCTGGTCTCGGTCACGGTGGCCAGTTGGCTGGTGTTCGCCCACGTCGCCGATCCGCACGCGTTCGTGGCCGGTGCCGCGATCGGACTGATAGTTGCCCAGGGCATCCGTTTCGTGAAAGCGCTGCCGATGGATCACCTGGTCTATCCGCACGATGCCGACGAGTACCAGGCCGGCGGAGCGCGGATGGATCCTTGGACGGTCGGCGGTGCGCTGGCGGGGCTGCTCGTGGCTGTGGCTCTGGGAGCGTCGTTGGGAACGCACGCATTGGAAGCAGTCCTCGGCATCGCGGCAGGCACGGTCGCCGCGAAGGCCTGGCGACGGCGTGCTCCTGTCTTCGCCGGTGCCCTGTCCCGCCTGCTGCACGGCTTCCTGTTGCGCTGGAGCGGCTACCTGCCCTGGTGGCGCGGCGCCTTCCTCCGGTACGCCGCCGACCGCTACGTGCTGGCTCGGACCGGACCCGGTGAGTACGCCTTCATCCACCTGCTCGTCCGCGACCACCTGGCCGAGTGCGACCCGGACGCACTCGCAGCAAAGGTGGACGAGCGAATCGCAGCCAGGGGAGGCCGTAGCGGACTACCGGCGCGCAGCCGCTAG
- a CDS encoding TetR/AcrR family transcriptional regulator gives MSEALREPQQDRSRATRQKLLEASLESLAEVGYSATTVAVVAARAGVSRGAAQHHFPTRADLFAAAVEYMTEVRLDEIRQQATGLPSGEGRTEAIVGMLADVYTGPLFRAALHLWVAASTEDALRQQIVRLEAHVGRQAHRALLEVLEVEERTPGVRETVQGVLDMARGLGLADLLTDDAARRRGIVRQWSLILDQVLAAARR, from the coding sequence GTGAGCGAGGCTCTGCGCGAGCCGCAGCAGGACCGGAGCCGGGCGACCCGGCAGAAGCTCCTGGAGGCGTCGCTCGAGTCGCTGGCCGAGGTGGGCTACTCCGCGACCACGGTCGCTGTGGTGGCGGCTCGGGCGGGTGTCTCCCGTGGGGCGGCGCAGCACCATTTCCCGACGCGAGCGGATCTGTTCGCGGCGGCGGTCGAGTACATGACCGAGGTGCGGCTGGACGAGATCCGGCAGCAGGCAACCGGGCTGCCCAGCGGCGAGGGCCGGACCGAGGCGATCGTAGGGATGCTCGCCGACGTCTACACGGGGCCGCTGTTCCGAGCTGCGTTGCATCTGTGGGTCGCGGCGTCGACCGAGGATGCGTTGCGCCAGCAGATCGTCCGGCTGGAAGCGCACGTCGGACGACAGGCACACCGGGCTCTGCTGGAGGTACTGGAGGTCGAGGAGCGCACGCCGGGCGTGCGGGAGACCGTGCAGGGTGTGCTCGACATGGCTCGTGGACTGGGGCTGGCTGACCTACTGACCGACGACGCGGCTCGCCGGCGCGGCATCGTGCGGCAGTGGTCTCTGATCCTCGACCAGGTACTAGCGGCTGCGCGCCGGTAG
- a CDS encoding ATP-binding protein: MTAYTSGLKLTSTPPITSVLVANRGEIARRVFRTARDLGLQCVAVHSTVDASAPYVDEADAAVHLPGTAPGDTYLRGELVIEAALKAGADAVHPGYGFLSENAAFARVVEAAGLAWIGPPADAIESMGSKIESKKLMAAAGVPVLSQLVPDEVTEGDLPVLVKASAGGGGRGMRVVHYLEDLPSEIEAASAEALSAFGDGTVFCEPYLATGRHIEVQVLADQHGTTWAVGERECSIQRRHQKVVEEAPSPLVERLPSMRAELFEAARKAAAAIGYVGAGTVEFLADDNGRFYFLEMNTRLQVEHPVTESVTGLDLVALQFAIASGAELPAEPPAPVGHSIEVRLYAEDPAEDWRPQTGTLHRFAVEGAGNEGWGVGSGASAGGGSARSAAGHGGGGSVAGERGGGFAAGERGGGSAAEFRAGGSRDGTSWVRVDSGVVSGSEVSPYYDAMLAKVIVWGATREVAAARLAAALERAELHGVRTNRDLLVRILRHRAFLDGETDTAFFERHGLEVLAEPLADKSTEELSALAAALADAARRRSTAKVQSRLPSGWRNLASQPQRKTFVAGDTTYEVSYRLTRDGLVADGDVALVDASAVQVVLEVGGVRRRFAVAAYDGLVCVDSASGSVALTPVDRFPDPSHQVAAGSLLAPMPGTVIRVGVSVGDEVKQGQPLLWLEAMKMEHTISAPADGVVAELDVEPGQQVEVGAVLAVVADAEGSAVRVEPAGQGEEKA; encoded by the coding sequence ATGACGGCGTACACCTCCGGTCTGAAGCTCACCTCCACGCCGCCGATCACGTCGGTGCTGGTGGCGAATCGTGGCGAGATCGCGCGGCGGGTGTTCCGGACCGCGCGCGACCTCGGTCTTCAGTGCGTTGCGGTGCACTCGACTGTCGACGCGTCCGCGCCGTACGTGGATGAAGCTGATGCTGCAGTTCATCTGCCGGGTACTGCGCCTGGTGACACCTATCTGCGCGGCGAACTGGTGATCGAGGCTGCCTTGAAAGCCGGTGCCGACGCGGTGCATCCGGGCTACGGCTTTCTGTCGGAGAATGCTGCTTTTGCGCGAGTGGTCGAAGCGGCAGGGCTGGCGTGGATCGGGCCGCCGGCTGACGCGATCGAGTCGATGGGCTCGAAGATCGAGTCGAAGAAGCTGATGGCGGCGGCCGGCGTACCGGTGTTGTCGCAGTTGGTGCCCGATGAGGTGACCGAGGGCGATCTTCCTGTGCTGGTGAAGGCTTCCGCGGGTGGTGGTGGGCGGGGGATGCGGGTCGTTCACTACCTGGAGGACCTGCCGTCGGAGATCGAGGCGGCGTCGGCTGAGGCGTTGTCGGCCTTCGGGGACGGGACGGTGTTCTGCGAGCCGTATCTGGCGACCGGGCGGCATATCGAAGTACAAGTGCTGGCCGATCAGCACGGGACGACCTGGGCGGTCGGTGAGCGGGAGTGCTCCATCCAGCGGCGGCATCAGAAGGTCGTCGAGGAGGCGCCGTCGCCGTTGGTCGAGCGGTTGCCTTCGATGCGTGCGGAGCTGTTCGAGGCGGCGCGGAAGGCTGCGGCGGCGATCGGGTACGTCGGCGCGGGGACGGTCGAGTTCCTTGCCGACGACAACGGCCGCTTCTACTTCCTGGAGATGAACACCCGTCTCCAGGTGGAGCATCCGGTCACGGAGTCGGTCACTGGGCTGGACCTGGTCGCGCTGCAGTTCGCGATCGCCTCTGGTGCCGAGCTGCCGGCTGAACCGCCTGCTCCTGTTGGACATTCGATCGAGGTCCGGCTGTACGCCGAGGATCCTGCCGAAGATTGGCGACCCCAAACCGGCACCCTCCACCGCTTCGCGGTGGAGGGTGCCGGGAATGAGGGGTGGGGTGTGGGATCGGGAGCGTCCGCTGGAGGCGGGAGCGCCAGGTCTGCCGCCGGGCACGGAGGTGGCGGCTCTGTCGCCGGAGAGCGGGGTGGCGGCTTCGCCGCCGGAGAGCGGGGTGGCGGCTCTGCTGCTGAGTTCCGGGCCGGGGGGTCTCGGGACGGGACTTCGTGGGTGCGCGTGGACTCCGGGGTGGTGAGTGGGTCTGAGGTTTCGCCGTATTACGACGCGATGTTGGCGAAGGTGATCGTGTGGGGCGCTACTCGCGAGGTGGCGGCGGCGCGGTTGGCGGCGGCGTTGGAGCGGGCGGAGTTGCACGGGGTGCGGACCAATCGGGATCTGTTGGTGCGGATCCTGCGGCATCGGGCGTTTCTGGACGGGGAGACCGATACCGCGTTCTTCGAGCGGCATGGGCTCGAGGTGCTTGCGGAGCCGTTGGCGGACAAGTCGACCGAGGAACTGTCCGCGCTCGCGGCCGCGCTTGCCGACGCGGCGCGGCGCCGGAGTACTGCGAAGGTGCAGAGCCGGTTGCCCAGCGGGTGGCGGAATCTGGCTTCCCAGCCGCAGCGGAAGACGTTCGTCGCGGGCGACACGACGTACGAGGTGTCCTACCGGCTCACGCGCGACGGGCTGGTCGCCGACGGCGATGTGGCGCTGGTCGATGCCTCGGCGGTTCAGGTGGTGCTGGAGGTCGGCGGCGTACGGCGGCGGTTCGCCGTGGCGGCGTACGACGGGTTGGTCTGCGTGGATTCGGCTTCGGGGTCGGTGGCGCTGACGCCGGTCGACCGGTTCCCGGATCCGTCGCACCAGGTCGCTGCCGGCTCGTTGCTCGCGCCGATGCCGGGCACGGTGATCCGGGTCGGCGTATCCGTCGGCGACGAGGTGAAGCAAGGGCAGCCGCTGCTCTGGCTGGAGGCGATGAAGATGGAACACACCATCTCCGCACCGGCCGACGGCGTGGTCGCGGAGCTCGATGTCGAGCCTGGTCAGCAGGTCGAGGTCGGCGCGGTGCTGGCCGTCGTGGCAGACGCCGAAGGTTCCGCAGTACGTGTCGAGCCCGCAGGACAAGGTGAGGAGAAAGCATGA
- a CDS encoding acyl-CoA dehydrogenase family protein has translation MSFVESEERRALRAAVRELGRKYGYAWFTERARSGGQTTELWQEAGKLGYLGVNLPEEYGGGGGGMGDLSIVLEELGAAGCPLLMMVVSPSICGTVISRFGTDEQKQRWLPGIADGSTTMAFAITEPDAGSNSHNITTTARRTADGWSLSGRKVYISGLDVAQAVLVVGRTEDARTGKLKPALFIVPTDAAGVEFTKIEMDLISPDKQFSLFLDDVQLPAEALVGSEDAALMQLFAGLNPERIMASAFALGIARHALDKAVAYVKERQVWKTPIGAHQGIAHPLAQLKIELELARLMMQKAAALYDAGDDLGAGEAANMAKYAAGEVAVRATDQAVQSLGGNGMTVEYGVASLVAAARATRIAPVSREMILNFVAQHSLGLPKSY, from the coding sequence ATGAGCTTCGTCGAAAGTGAGGAACGCCGCGCGCTGCGGGCGGCGGTGCGCGAGCTCGGCCGGAAGTACGGCTACGCCTGGTTCACCGAGCGGGCTCGTTCGGGTGGCCAGACCACCGAGCTGTGGCAGGAGGCGGGCAAGCTGGGCTACCTCGGCGTCAACCTGCCCGAGGAGTACGGCGGCGGTGGCGGCGGGATGGGCGACCTGTCGATCGTGCTGGAGGAGCTCGGCGCGGCCGGCTGTCCGTTGCTGATGATGGTCGTGTCGCCGTCGATCTGCGGCACGGTGATCAGCCGCTTCGGCACCGACGAGCAGAAGCAACGCTGGCTGCCCGGGATCGCGGACGGCTCGACCACGATGGCCTTCGCGATCACCGAGCCCGACGCGGGGTCGAACTCGCACAACATCACGACGACAGCACGCCGTACGGCGGACGGCTGGTCACTCTCGGGCCGGAAGGTGTACATCTCCGGGCTCGACGTCGCCCAGGCGGTGCTTGTGGTCGGTCGCACCGAGGACGCCAGGACCGGCAAGCTGAAGCCCGCGCTGTTCATCGTTCCGACGGATGCCGCCGGGGTCGAGTTCACCAAGATCGAGATGGACCTGATCAGCCCGGACAAGCAGTTCTCGCTGTTCCTCGACGACGTCCAACTGCCGGCCGAGGCGCTCGTCGGCTCCGAGGACGCGGCGCTGATGCAACTGTTCGCGGGGCTCAACCCGGAACGGATCATGGCGTCGGCGTTCGCACTCGGGATCGCCCGGCACGCGCTCGACAAGGCCGTTGCCTACGTCAAGGAACGCCAGGTCTGGAAGACCCCGATCGGCGCGCACCAAGGCATCGCCCATCCGCTGGCGCAGCTCAAGATCGAACTCGAGCTCGCCCGGCTGATGATGCAGAAGGCGGCCGCCCTGTACGACGCCGGCGACGACCTCGGCGCCGGCGAGGCGGCGAACATGGCCAAGTACGCCGCCGGCGAGGTGGCCGTGCGGGCGACCGACCAGGCGGTGCAGTCGCTCGGCGGCAACGGGATGACGGTCGAGTACGGCGTCGCGTCGCTGGTCGCCGCGGCCAGAGCGACCCGGATCGCACCGGTCAGCCGGGAGATGATCCTCAACTTCGTCGCCCAGCACTCATTGGGTCTACCCAAGTCGTACTGA